The following nucleotide sequence is from Nitrospirota bacterium.
TCATCTTTTAAGATCCAGAAGATTCGCTTGCTGTATGCGGCGCCTTCCTCCTTCGGGGTACTTTCAATCACATAGCATTTATTTTCATCACACGGTTTCTCTCCGATGAGCGTATGCTCGTCTTCATCAATTCTTCTCTGTCCCATGTCAGCAAATGTGAGGTCTGACCCCATAAAGGCATCGTTCTGATCACGACTTGATACTGTACTAACCTTTCTTAATGACGGGAGGTATAACCAGAGTCCATCAGTCTTACCTTCCTCTGCATAATCCCAGATAAGGAAACCGGTACTTTTCACATCAGGTGGAAAATCTGTAAAAAATAATGTCTTACTGTAAAAACCATCCTTTCCCCTGTAGTTTTTCCAGTAACGTGAGGTGACAATCTTTCTCTCCTGTCCCTGGGCCGAGATCAAACGTAATGTAACGGTTGACTTCTGGTCATTACCCTGAGGAAGTTCATCCACCTTTTTCATGATGTCTAACCCGCTAAGGGCTGCATGTGCCGTGACAGGCAGTGCTATGACAAGAGCAATGAGAAGTGAAAAACCTGCAATTAACGCCTTCTTAATAACCATATTTTATTCTCCTTTCGCTCGAAAATAACTTTTCAAATCCCTCCTTACCCCCCTTTGAAAAGGGGGATTAAGGGGGATTGCAAAAAAAACGGATAGAGTGGCTCTATCCGTTATCAAAGATGCAAATTTCCTTTTCCCAACATCTTACACCATACGTCCAACTTCTAACTTCTTACTCCTAACTCCTACTCCTAACGTCTCACGTCTACATCTAACTTCTTACATGTTACTTTTACTTCTCAACTAAGGTTTTACTGCTGTCAGAACTGTAAAAGGACTCCACTGTGCAAGAGGCTTAAATCCCACATTCCTGAAACCGACCTCCTCGAGCCAGCCTGCTATCTCCTTGTCTGAATATGCAGCGCCTGCAGGTGTATGGATAAGTTGATTGACCCCGATGAGCGCTGAAAGCTCAGGGCCTGTCTTGTCTGCATTGAGCATCTGCTCCTGAACTATAAGGAGGCCTCCGCTAACCATAGAATCAAATGCCTTCTTAAATGACCTCTTATTGACTTCCGGTGACTCCTGATTCATCATGGAGGAAAAGAGAACGACATCATGACCTGAACCAAAACCGTCTTTCAGGTAATCCCCTTCGCTGGTTGTCACCTTATCTTCCGCGTTAAACATCTTTATAACCTCTTTGGTAATCCTGAGTGTCTGAGGAAGATCAAATACAATCCCTTTGAGTCCCGGGGTCTTGTTGCAAAGAAATATGGTAAATGTCCCCGGCCCGCCGGCTATGTCACAGAGTTGCTTTCTGCCGCTCAAGTCTATGGTATCTGCAAGAAGATACGCCTGGCCGACAGCCCTGTGATGCATCCCCATTATGTAATTTCTGGTTGCACCCTCACTTATATCGTGAGGTTTATGCACCGAAGGTTTTCCGGTGACTACTGATTCAGGGAGACCAAGCCATGCGGTATACCAGTCGTCAAACATCGCCACAATACCGCCCTGATATCTCTCTCGCCCTTTCACCAGGAATGCACTTGATACCTCTGTATTAGAATATTTGTCTTCTTTCCTGTTTAGAAGGCCGAGTGATGTACACGCTATCAGTAGTATTTCAAGGCCCCGCTTGTCGGCATTGCAATCCCGTGCAAGCTCTTCCACAGATGCCTCACGGCCTTCAATCTTTGTAAACAGCTCAAGACGGTTGGCTGCATGCAATACCCTTGAACTCCAGTAGGCGGAAGCAATCTTCATTACTGCCATGAAATCCGGACCGCTATTGTCCCAGGAACCTTCTTTCTTGGTTTCTTCTCCCATTGCACCTCCTTAATTTAGCTGAAAATGCAGTATCAAATCCCCCCTCACCCCCCTTTACTAAAGGGGGGAAACCTGATTATCCCATTTAAAAATGGGGTAACTGATTTCCCCCTTTGAAAAAGGGGGATTAACGGAGATTTATCATCATCCTTTGTAAGTAGGATTAATGCTTATGAGCATGCTCCTGTCCATGCGGGTGCGGGTGCTCGTGGCCATGTTCATGCCCGTTATTTCCTTCTTCCTCCCCTTCAAACTTGCTTCTTTGGACCATGTCAACCTCATTTATAAGCTGAATGAGAAGCGCCGCATGGCCTTTCTGGTCTTCAATGATATGTTCGAGGGTGTGAGTGATATCATCTGCCGCCGAAAATTCAGAACCTGACATGATTGCCCTCTGATATTCCAACTTGGTGACCAACTTAAACAGCTCTCCGAGGTCATCCCTCAAATCGGCTGCTGCCTTCTCTTCACTGGTGAGTGTACCATGTGCTGCGTGGCTGTGTCCTCCTGCTGTACTACACATTGTTGTTTCTCCTTTCTTACATTGTTAATTATAAGGTGGACAATGCCCACCCTACTACTCACTGTCATTCCCACGAAAGTGGGAATCCAATGTTTCCTGTTTCTCGATTCCTGCTTTCGCAGGAATGACAATACAAAATACTACCTATACCTTATTCCCCCCTGGCAAATAGCCAAGGTAAATCAGATTCACCGAGCTGCTGCCGAAATCAACCCTCGTGGCAGAACCCGGATGAATCTGCAATTGCCTGTAATTTATCAACGGAATCTTGAGGGCCTGTGTCACCGCAACCCTTATAGGGCCTGTGTGAGATACTATTACCACCTTTTTCCCTTTATATTCCTGCAGCGTCCATTGTAACACACTGTCCACCCGTTTTTGCAAGTCGTATATTGATTCACCACCTTCAGGGGTGTAACTGGCCTGATCTGCCTTCCATCTTTTAAGACCTTCAGGGTATTTCTCTTCTATCTCCTTAAACGTCAGTCCATCCCATACTCCGAAACAGCGCTCCTTCAGTTCATCGAATGTCTTTAACTCTATTCCGAGGGACTTGACTATTGGTGCGGCGGTTTCCATAGTCCTTGTTGAAGGACTCACCAGTACGGCTGCGATATCGCTTCCCTTAACCCATGCCCCCAGATTCTCTGCCTGAGAACGTCCTCCTTCATTAAGGACCGGACCATTATCTCCTTTATAGATCCTGTCTTCCGGATAATCAGTACTCCCATGCCTGACGAATAGTACGCTTGTGGATGGTTCTTTATAACGCATTATAGTAACTCATACCTCCCCCGCATGATTGGCACATTACCTTACCATCAACAACTATCTCTTTATGATCGTTTACGACCTCACCGCAGACTTCACACCGCGTCTTGAATTTTTCCTTGCTGAATTTATAATTATCCACCTTTACTTTTGTGATTACAAAAAGCTCCTTCTCAGGCATAACCTTGTAGGCATCTACTTCCCGCGCAGTCTTTCCATGCTTGTCATCAGGATATTCACCTGATACATAATCGTCTACATGTTCTCTTGCCGAGTCAGGACAGATAATTCTCACTGCCTTGCCGGTCTTTGTATTTACAAATGTTGCTGCAACCTTTCCCCAGTCAAGAAATTTCAGACTTCTCCGGCTGATCCTGGCGCCGCTTACGACAGAGATAGCATCAATCGGGCACCGGTCAGTCTCAATAAATACAAGGAAATCTTTCTGCTGAGAACCCTCCGGATCTGTAATGCCTACCTCCCTTAACCCTGCAATAGCCATCCTCGTACCTATAACTGTCCCGGGACACAAATGCCCGTGGAATCCGGCAGTCTTCTTGAGCATATTGTCTAATGACGAATCCGTCTTTGCTTTAGATTTAGTAAGCGTGAAACCCATGTTGCAAACTCCTTTTTCTTACCGGCGCAAGATTAACCTCTTATCTGACATTGTTAACGTTCAAAAATGCCCGGGTGCAAGGATGCGTTAACAACCTATGGCCATTGAGACCGCCACGTGCTCTCCTGATCAGACGTACAACCTATCGTACAATTGGAGCTGGATGAGTATGAATTACCGGTACTCATATATGTCCCTGTAATAGTATATCTGTAAAAAACACCGGGATTGTTAGGGTCCATTTCTGTAACTTCCTTTGAATAAACACCGGTAGCATTACCAACCATATTACCGCCAGATTGACTGGAATCTACTGTAGTATACGGTATGCTGAATTTCAGATAATATGGCTCAAGCGGA
It contains:
- a CDS encoding outer membrane lipoprotein-sorting protein, coding for MVIKKALIAGFSLLIALVIALPVTAHAALSGLDIMKKVDELPQGNDQKSTVTLRLISAQGQERKIVTSRYWKNYRGKDGFYSKTLFFTDFPPDVKSTGFLIWDYAEEGKTDGLWLYLPSLRKVSTVSSRDQNDAFMGSDLTFADMGQRRIDEDEHTLIGEKPCDENKCYVIESTPKEEGAAYSKRIFWILKDEWRAVKIEYFDQKKEPLKTQTIQWQKSGSLWIWKDATVKNVQTGHSTIFEISNIKINTGLRDDLFTERLLRRGEGP
- a CDS encoding histidine phosphatase family protein; the protein is MRYKEPSTSVLFVRHGSTDYPEDRIYKGDNGPVLNEGGRSQAENLGAWVKGSDIAAVLVSPSTRTMETAAPIVKSLGIELKTFDELKERCFGVWDGLTFKEIEEKYPEGLKRWKADQASYTPEGGESIYDLQKRVDSVLQWTLQEYKGKKVVIVSHTGPIRVAVTQALKIPLINYRQLQIHPGSATRVDFGSSSVNLIYLGYLPGGNKV
- a CDS encoding formylmethanofuran dehydrogenase, coding for MGFTLTKSKAKTDSSLDNMLKKTAGFHGHLCPGTVIGTRMAIAGLREVGITDPEGSQQKDFLVFIETDRCPIDAISVVSGARISRRSLKFLDWGKVAATFVNTKTGKAVRIICPDSAREHVDDYVSGEYPDDKHGKTAREVDAYKVMPEKELFVITKVKVDNYKFSKEKFKTRCEVCGEVVNDHKEIVVDGKVMCQSCGGGMSYYNAL